A stretch of DNA from Nitrospirota bacterium:
CAGTGGGCTTAAACAGCAAAAACAAAGCCATTAAGATTGCAATGCTCTGCCTTGACAAAAAGGCAGACAATGTGGTTGTGCTCGAGATGAAGGGGCTTACCACATTTGCCGATTATTTTGTTGTTTGCTCTGGAGAAAGTGTAACTCAGGTTAGGGCTATTGCAGAGCATGTCGAGGAGACACTCTCGAAACTTAGGGCAAAAAGAGTTTTGCCGTTTAGCGTTCAGGGACTTGGCTATTCGCACTGGGTGCTGATGGACTACTCGGATGTCATTGTGCATATATTCGAGAAAAACACAAGGCAATATTATATGCTCGAAAAGCTCTGGCTCGATGCCCCGAGGGTCAGGATAGGAGATAATACTCCATGAGCAAATTATCTATACTCATATTCGTTGTCTTTATTGGGCTTCTTGCCCTTTTTGCAGTCTCTAACAAAGAGGTCACAACAGTAGCAGTGCCATTTGGAGATATCTACGAGGTGCCAAAGATAAGCCTGATACTTTTTTCAGCCGCATTTGGCGGACTTTCCATACTTCTAATGTTCCTGATACGGGATATGAGGCGGTTTCTCACAGGCTATAAGGTTCAAAAGAAACAGAAAAAGGAAGACAGGCTACATAGGCTTTACAGTTCTGCCCTGAATGCCATCCTTGCTGACAACGAGGTAGAGGCAAAGAGCTCCATAGAGAAGGCACTTGAAGAGAATCCCGAATATACGGATGCACTCCTTAGAGCCGGAGACATAGAGTTCACCCGGGGGGCATTCGGAGAGGCGGTCAGCTATTATAGAAGGGCACTTTCCTCGAGCCCAAGAAACTTGGAGGCACTGTTTTCCCTCGCAAAGGTAATGGAGACAACAGGCACAAGGTCAGAGGCACTTGGATTTATAGAGGAAATCTTAGACATAGACCCTGACAACCTCAGTGCCCTTTACAGGAAACGCTCAATCTTAGAGCTGGACGGAAAATGGGATGAGCTTATAGATGTGCAAAAGTCAATCCTAAAATACGAGTACACAGAGAAGGAAAAGCAAAGGGAACAGTCAAACCTCTTAGGCTATAAATACGAGCAGGCAAAGGACAGCCTCGAAAGAGAAGAGCTTGAAAGGGCAAATAAGGAATTCCGCGCAATACTCCGCATGGAGAGGAATTTCATACCTGCCTATCTTGGGCTTGCAGAGACAATGCTGAGGCAGGCAGAGCCAGACGATGCAGTGAATTTCCTTGAAAAGGCATATGAGCAAACATCCTCGGCAATAATACTTGCCCGACTGGAAGACGAATTAATAAACATTGGAGAGCCATCGAGAATCATAAGGGTATACAAGACTGCTATTTCCAACAAGCCAGAGGACAATATGCTCAGGATATTCTTAGGAAAACTTTACTACAGGCTCGAGATGATTGAAGATGCATTTGAGACCCTGAAGGCAATAGACGCTCAGGAGCCATACCCTGAGCTCTGTCAGCTTCTTGGAGAGCTTTATCTTAGAAGACAGCAATACGATAAGGCAGTTCAGGAATTCAGAAAGACCATGAACATGAAAAAGGCACTAAGGCTTCCATATTGCTGTGGGGTTTGCGGTTATATGGCAGAGGACTGGTCAGGCAGATGTCCGGGCTGTAGTTCATGGAATACATTTAAGTTTAATCTTCATGGCACCTGCAAAGTTTAAAAAAGGCAAGGTTGTTTTAGACACAAGCCTCTTTGTCAATCCTGATGTAAGGAGAAGCTTTGGCAAGACTCCGACAGAGGCTCTGGAGGGCTTTCTTTTTCTTGCGGCACAAGTGCCTATCTTAGAATTTTACATGCCGCCTTCTGTTTTCGAGGAGCTTTTGAACTTCATAGAGCCAGAGAAGGTCTCAGGAGACCTCCTCGTATACCTTCTTCAGAAGCCTCCCAAAAAACACGAGCTTATCATACCTGCATTTCTCCTTTATGAGCTTATCGAGGATGTAAGGGAAAGGGTGAACAAGGGTCTCAGGGTTGCCGAGAAAGCTGTTAGGTCAGCTGGGCTTAAGAAGGCAGATGAGGTCATACAGGACCTGAGGCATAAATACAGGGAAGCCCTTAGAGAAGGCATTATAGATAGCAAAGAGGATGTGGATTTGATACTTCTTGCCATGGAGCTTAATGCCCTTCTTGTGACTGCAGACCAGGGCGCAATAAAATGGGCTGAAAAGTTAGGCATAAAATGGCTTATCCCAGAGAAATTCAAAGAATACATGCTTAGCTCTATAAAAAAGGCAGGAGTGTTTCATCTCCCGGAAAAAACAGAGGGCTAATCGAAAAATCCATGTCCCCTTAATCTGTCTCTGAGTTCTTTTGTTGCTCTATCGAATACCCTATAAAACCTTGCCTTGTAGTATTCCCCTATTGCCTCCATGGACATAAGGTGTGCCCTGACACCAACTGTCTTTAAGTGAAGTAAAAGGGCATCTACCGTCTCTTTCCTCCTAACCCTTATGGAGAAAAACTCCCTTACCTGTCCTCCTTCATCGAGCTCTTTTAGCAACTTCTGATTCTGACTGCTTAGTGCCTTAGCCACATCTTTAAAGTAATCCCCTGCCTCTATACCGAATTCATGGCAGAAAAATAAAAGCCTTATCATCCTTTCCATATAAAACCCTGCTGGAAGCTCAGAAAGCAATCCTGCGGTTGCCTCTATATCCCTTAGACACGATGAAGGCGTAACATACTTAAGGGTCTTTCCTCCTTCAGCCACAGGCTTAAGGGTTATGCCTTCCCTTTCGTCTCTGTCAAGGTCAATTATGAGGTTTTTGACCTGAGGTATATTAATGTCTCTAAATTGCCCCCAGTGTCTTACCTGATTAATCCCTTCCTTTTCAAAGACCTTGTATTTTTCCTCAGGTAAAATAAGCCTTCCTTTGCCATCCATAATATCGAAGCCCATAAACATAAGGTCCTCTTTCATATAGGGAATGACCTCTGTATTATATGGGTTTTCAGGGCCAACTACCTCTCCGCAAAGTGTATGCAGGGGATAAACCGAAAAGAACCTTGCTGGCAGAAGCTCAGAAACCCTTTCTGTTGTAAACGGGCATATAAAGCCTCCCCTCGTAAAAGCTATAAGTAAGCCATCAACCAGCTTTACCCTTACATTGTAGCCATCCATCTTTTCTTCGGCATAAAAGCCCTCTCTAAGATACCTGTCGATTCCCCTTTCGAGGTGAAGGATTCTTCTTATCCTTGGGTAACCATAAAGCATATCTTTATCCCAGAAAACAGTGCCTCTAAGGAGATGCCCCAGGTCATGTGCCATCCTCACAAAGGTCCTTCCATTATGTTTGTACATGGAAAAGACTTCTTTCTTATCTTCGATGACGGATTCAGGGAAATGGGTTTTTACAAAATTCGGTATCTCCATAAGGAGATTATAGCACCACCTTTTTGTGTCCCGCCAAAATGATAATGTCCTATCGTATAAAAATCGTTTCCATCTCCTTTTTTTATATGTTCATTCTTTAACTGCAAATTCATCTGTTTTCTCTTTTAATTCAATAGTTTTATCATCCTTGTGGATGTTCAAGCGTTCATTCTCCCTTTCCCTTCCTAAGTTTACTTTACTGGGGAGGGGGGGGTGTCTCATAACCCATTGATTTTTAAAGATTCTGCCTTCATTATAGTTCCGTTTAGTTCCGTTTTGTTTCCGGATTAGACCGTATTCCTGCTTAAGTATCTCATTTGCAACCCTCTGCTCTTTCAATGTCCGTCTCTTTCTACGTCCTGAGCCTGTCAAAGGGTCTACAAACCATAGTTATAATAATAACCTTTTAAATCCCATTTGTCAAGTAAAAAA
This window harbors:
- a CDS encoding RNA ligase partner protein, yielding MAPAKFKKGKVVLDTSLFVNPDVRRSFGKTPTEALEGFLFLAAQVPILEFYMPPSVFEELLNFIEPEKVSGDLLVYLLQKPPKKHELIIPAFLLYELIEDVRERVNKGLRVAEKAVRSAGLKKADEVIQDLRHKYREALREGIIDSKEDVDLILLAMELNALLVTADQGAIKWAEKLGIKWLIPEKFKEYMLSSIKKAGVFHLPEKTEG
- the rsfS gene encoding ribosome silencing factor — translated: MLCLDKKADNVVVLEMKGLTTFADYFVVCSGESVTQVRAIAEHVEETLSKLRAKRVLPFSVQGLGYSHWVLMDYSDVIVHIFEKNTRQYYMLEKLWLDAPRVRIGDNTP
- a CDS encoding RNA ligase, which produces MEIPNFVKTHFPESVIEDKKEVFSMYKHNGRTFVRMAHDLGHLLRGTVFWDKDMLYGYPRIRRILHLERGIDRYLREGFYAEEKMDGYNVRVKLVDGLLIAFTRGGFICPFTTERVSELLPARFFSVYPLHTLCGEVVGPENPYNTEVIPYMKEDLMFMGFDIMDGKGRLILPEEKYKVFEKEGINQVRHWGQFRDINIPQVKNLIIDLDRDEREGITLKPVAEGGKTLKYVTPSSCLRDIEATAGLLSELPAGFYMERMIRLLFFCHEFGIEAGDYFKDVAKALSSQNQKLLKELDEGGQVREFFSIRVRRKETVDALLLHLKTVGVRAHLMSMEAIGEYYKARFYRVFDRATKELRDRLRGHGFFD
- a CDS encoding tetratricopeptide repeat protein, with protein sequence MSKLSILIFVVFIGLLALFAVSNKEVTTVAVPFGDIYEVPKISLILFSAAFGGLSILLMFLIRDMRRFLTGYKVQKKQKKEDRLHRLYSSALNAILADNEVEAKSSIEKALEENPEYTDALLRAGDIEFTRGAFGEAVSYYRRALSSSPRNLEALFSLAKVMETTGTRSEALGFIEEILDIDPDNLSALYRKRSILELDGKWDELIDVQKSILKYEYTEKEKQREQSNLLGYKYEQAKDSLEREELERANKEFRAILRMERNFIPAYLGLAETMLRQAEPDDAVNFLEKAYEQTSSAIILARLEDELINIGEPSRIIRVYKTAISNKPEDNMLRIFLGKLYYRLEMIEDAFETLKAIDAQEPYPELCQLLGELYLRRQQYDKAVQEFRKTMNMKKALRLPYCCGVCGYMAEDWSGRCPGCSSWNTFKFNLHGTCKV